One genomic region from Sylvia atricapilla isolate bSylAtr1 chromosome 16, bSylAtr1.pri, whole genome shotgun sequence encodes:
- the CTCFL gene encoding transcriptional repressor CTCFL: MALALRSRIGVFCDLGTAQIRVLQEEGQEKSAGSKATEKPPDTLLMEQLSPSEEGEGKEVFSTVGETKSQSCKGGDDLSDLIDESKEQKYPTASEQTVVRNLKNLKFEARAPHQEKENKNVSSVFFCTFTSVKLSSLKHHLKAHSDEKRHVCHLCSKAFRTATLLHNHVNAHTGNKPHKCSECDTAFVTRGELSRHRRYKHTLEKPFKCTICEYSSVEASKMRRHVRSHTGERPYPCHLCSYASKDAYKLKRHMLTHTGEKRYECYVCQARFTQSGTMKIHMLQKHGENVPKHQCPHCSTFLSRKSDLGVHLRNLHSYMEEAVKCRDCEAAFHERYAFLQHRKTHRNEKEFRCAQCSCTCNQSNICKHAENCGLVRAKTATPRKGSKGKNKLHENPKRAKPEVALKSFQGDSTLKNEHCASEIVPVLDGAETATPREHRAEATH; the protein is encoded by the exons ATGGCGCTCGCCCTGCGGAGCCGCATCGGCGTCTTCTGTGACCTGGGGACAGCGCAGATCCGTGTTCTGCAAGAGGAAGGGCAAGAAAAGAGTGCAGGAAGCAAGGCGACAGAGAAACCACCGGACACGCTCCTGATGGAG CAACTGAGCCCATCtgaagagggagaaggaaaggaagtttTTTCCACTGTTGGGGAAACAAAGAGTCAGAGCTGCAAAGGGGGTGATGATTTGTCAGACTTAATCGATGAAAGTAAAGAGCAGAAATATCCAACTGCATCAGAACAAACGGTTGTAAGAAATCTCAAGAATCTAAAATTTGAGGCTCGTGCTCCACATCAGGAAAAAG AGAACAAGAATGtttcaagtgtttttttctgcacattCACCTCAGTCAAGTTATCAAGTCTTAAGCATCATTTGAAAGCCCACTCAGATGAGAAACGTCACGTGTGTCACCTCTGCTCGAAGGCCTTCCGTACAGCAACTCTGCTGCACAACCATGTGAATGCACATACAG GGAACAAACCCCACAAATGCAGTGAGTGTGACACAGCCTTTGTGACCCGCGGGGAGCTTTCACGACACAGGAGGTACAAACACACTTTGGAGAAGCCTTTCAAGTGCACAATTTGTGAATACTCCAGTGTAGAA GCCAGCAAGATGAGGCGCCACGTTCGCTCGCACACGGGAGAGAGGCCCTACCCCTGTCACCTGTGCAGCTATGCAAGCAAAGATGCCTACAAACTGAAAAGGCACATGTTAACTCACACTG gtGAAAAACGCTATGAATGTTACGTTTGCCAAGCCAGATTCACTCAAAGTGGAACCATGAAAATCCATATGTTACAGAAGCATGGAGAAAATGTGCCAAAGCACCAATGTCCACACTGCAGTACTTTCCTTTCCCGAAAAAGTGATTTGG GTGTCCACCTGAGGAATCTGCATTCCTACATGGAAGAGGCAGTGAAGTGCAGGGACTGTGAGGCGGCTTTCCACGAGCGCTATGCTTTCCTTCAGCACAGGAAGACTCACAGGAATGAGAAGGAATTCAGGTGTGCTCAGTGCAGCTGCACGTGTAACCAG AGTAATATATGTAAGCATGCTGAAAATTGTGGATTGGTGAGGGCAAAAACTGCTACACccagaaaaggaagcaaaggcaaaaataaacTCCATGAGAACCCGAAGCGTGCTAAGCCAGAAG ttgcCCTGAAATCATTCCAAGGTGActctactttaaaaaatgaacattgTGCCAGTGAGATTGTTCCTGTTTTAGATGGAGCAGAAACAGCAACTCCTcgggagcacagagcagaagcAACTCATTAA